The Anabaena sp. PCC 7108 region GGTAATCAACAATTAAAACAATGACTAATAACCTTTTCAGTAGTATTATTTCCCACCAGCAACCCATAGAAGCTGAGTCTGATGTTCATGCAATTAAATCTCGCTTGGAATGGGGGGAACCAGCTTTTACAATTTTAGATGTGCGCGATCGCTCAATTTATAATCAGGGTCATATTATGGGAGCAATGTCTATGCCCATAGATGAACTAGCAAACTCGGCAAGATCATCTTTAGATCAAAAGCGTGATATTTACGTTTATGGTCTCAATGATGGGCAAACTG contains the following coding sequences:
- a CDS encoding rhodanese-like domain-containing protein, which encodes MTNNLFSSIISHQQPIEAESDVHAIKSRLEWGEPAFTILDVRDRSIYNQGHIMGAMSMPIDELANSARSSLDQKRDIYVYGLNDGQTAQAAQILRSAKFFNVSEIIGGLNAWKAIGGPTEGIIESTTPADTDNDNFVSRIQTLLEK